A genome region from Carya illinoinensis cultivar Pawnee chromosome 2, C.illinoinensisPawnee_v1, whole genome shotgun sequence includes the following:
- the LOC122300084 gene encoding metal tolerance protein 1-like isoform X1 has product MMDEHNSQPGQIIEISIDVPTGETSTGGSKFCGEAPCGLSDAGSKSKDARERSASIRKLLIAVVLCVVFMSVEVVGGIKANSLAILTDAAHLLSDVASFAISLFAIWASGWEATPRQSYGFFRLEILGALVSMQLIWLLAGVLVYEAIVRLIHETGEVNGFLMFIVASFGLVVNIIMAVLLGHDHGHGHGHGHEHGHGHDENGHHSHGMTISTPHHHHHEHPEDDHCHGHEDPADHHSHGDHADHHDHEDHAHHHDDHVEPLLDKPTNGPKQKKGKNINVQGAYLHVLGDSIQSIGVMIGGAIIWYKPEWKIVDLICTLIFSVIVLGTTIRMLRSILEVLMESTPREIDATKLEKGLLEMKEVVAVHELHIWAITVGKILLACHVKIMPEANADLVLDNVLNYIKREYNISHITIQIER; this is encoded by the exons ATG atggatgagcaCAACTCTCAACCTGGGCAGATTATTGAAATCAGTATAGATGTTCCTACTGGAGAGACAAGCACTGGAGGGAGTAAATTTTGTGGGGAAGCACCTTGTGGACTCTCGGATGCTGGATCCAAATCTAAGGATGCTAGAGAAAGATCAGCTTCGATACGCAAGCTTTTAATTGCAGTGGTACTTTGTGTTGTCTTCATGAGTGTTGAAGTAGTTGGTGGCATCAAAGCCAATAGTCTCGCAATCTTGACTGATGCAGCACATTTGCTTTCAGATGTTGCATCTTTTGCCATCTCACTGTTCGCCATTTGGGCTTCCGGCTGGGAAGCCACTCCCCGTCAGTCCTATGGATTTTTTAGGCTTGAGATTCTTGGTGCTTTGGTTTCTATGCAACTCATATGGTTGCTTGCAGGGGTTTTGGTATATGAAGCCATTGTTAGACTGATTCATGAAACAGGCGAGGTAAATGGCTTTTTAATGTTTATTGTTGCTTCATTTGGTCTTGTGGTTAATATCATTATGGCTGTCTTATTGGGCCATGATCATGGCCATGGACATGGACATGGACATGAACATGGACATGGACATGATGAAAATGGTCATCACAGCCACGGAATGACAATTTCTactcctcatcatcatcatcatgagcACCCAGAAGATGATCATTGTCACGGTCATGAAGATCCTGCGGACCATCACAGTCATGGAGATCATGCAGACCATCATGATCATGAAGATCATGCACACCATCATGACGATCATGTTGAACCACTGCTAGATAAACCAACAAATGGACCCAAACAGAAGAAGGGAAAGAACATAAATGTCCAGGGAGCTTATCTCCATGTACTTGGGGACTCTATCCAGAGTATTGGTGTAATGATTGGAGGGGCAATTATATGGTATAAGCCTGAGTGGAAGATAGTTGACCTGATTTGCACCCTTATTTTTTCGGTAATTGTTTTAGGGACTACTATCAGAATGCTCCGGAGCATACTCGAAGTCCTGATGGAGAGCACACCAAGAGAGATAGATGCAACAAAACTCGAAAAGGGGTTATTAGAAATGAAGGAAGTGGTGGCCGTTCATGAGCTCCATATATGGGCTATCACGGTGGGGAAGATCCTACTTGCTTGCCATGTCAAAATCATGCCAGAAGCAAATGCAGACCTGGTGCTGGACAATGTGCTAAATTATATCAAAAGGGAGTACAACATCAGTCATATAACTATACAGATAGAGCGGTAG
- the LOC122300084 gene encoding metal tolerance protein 1-like isoform X2, translating to MDEHNSQPGQIIEISIDVPTGETSTGGSKFCGEAPCGLSDAGSKSKDARERSASIRKLLIAVVLCVVFMSVEVVGGIKANSLAILTDAAHLLSDVASFAISLFAIWASGWEATPRQSYGFFRLEILGALVSMQLIWLLAGVLVYEAIVRLIHETGEVNGFLMFIVASFGLVVNIIMAVLLGHDHGHGHGHGHEHGHGHDENGHHSHGMTISTPHHHHHEHPEDDHCHGHEDPADHHSHGDHADHHDHEDHAHHHDDHVEPLLDKPTNGPKQKKGKNINVQGAYLHVLGDSIQSIGVMIGGAIIWYKPEWKIVDLICTLIFSVIVLGTTIRMLRSILEVLMESTPREIDATKLEKGLLEMKEVVAVHELHIWAITVGKILLACHVKIMPEANADLVLDNVLNYIKREYNISHITIQIER from the coding sequence atggatgagcaCAACTCTCAACCTGGGCAGATTATTGAAATCAGTATAGATGTTCCTACTGGAGAGACAAGCACTGGAGGGAGTAAATTTTGTGGGGAAGCACCTTGTGGACTCTCGGATGCTGGATCCAAATCTAAGGATGCTAGAGAAAGATCAGCTTCGATACGCAAGCTTTTAATTGCAGTGGTACTTTGTGTTGTCTTCATGAGTGTTGAAGTAGTTGGTGGCATCAAAGCCAATAGTCTCGCAATCTTGACTGATGCAGCACATTTGCTTTCAGATGTTGCATCTTTTGCCATCTCACTGTTCGCCATTTGGGCTTCCGGCTGGGAAGCCACTCCCCGTCAGTCCTATGGATTTTTTAGGCTTGAGATTCTTGGTGCTTTGGTTTCTATGCAACTCATATGGTTGCTTGCAGGGGTTTTGGTATATGAAGCCATTGTTAGACTGATTCATGAAACAGGCGAGGTAAATGGCTTTTTAATGTTTATTGTTGCTTCATTTGGTCTTGTGGTTAATATCATTATGGCTGTCTTATTGGGCCATGATCATGGCCATGGACATGGACATGGACATGAACATGGACATGGACATGATGAAAATGGTCATCACAGCCACGGAATGACAATTTCTactcctcatcatcatcatcatgagcACCCAGAAGATGATCATTGTCACGGTCATGAAGATCCTGCGGACCATCACAGTCATGGAGATCATGCAGACCATCATGATCATGAAGATCATGCACACCATCATGACGATCATGTTGAACCACTGCTAGATAAACCAACAAATGGACCCAAACAGAAGAAGGGAAAGAACATAAATGTCCAGGGAGCTTATCTCCATGTACTTGGGGACTCTATCCAGAGTATTGGTGTAATGATTGGAGGGGCAATTATATGGTATAAGCCTGAGTGGAAGATAGTTGACCTGATTTGCACCCTTATTTTTTCGGTAATTGTTTTAGGGACTACTATCAGAATGCTCCGGAGCATACTCGAAGTCCTGATGGAGAGCACACCAAGAGAGATAGATGCAACAAAACTCGAAAAGGGGTTATTAGAAATGAAGGAAGTGGTGGCCGTTCATGAGCTCCATATATGGGCTATCACGGTGGGGAAGATCCTACTTGCTTGCCATGTCAAAATCATGCCAGAAGCAAATGCAGACCTGGTGCTGGACAATGTGCTAAATTATATCAAAAGGGAGTACAACATCAGTCATATAACTATACAGATAGAGCGGTAG